The sequence CAGGTCGACAACGAGACCACCATCCTCATGGGCCACACCCGCTGGCGCACCCGGGGCAACGAGTTCAACAACCGCAACAACCATCCCATCCGGGCCGGGATCGTCATCGGCACTCACAACGGCACCATCTACAACGCCGATTATCTGTTCCGCCGCCTTAGGCTGCCGCGCTACGCAGAGGTGGACAGCGAGCTGATCTTCCGTCTGGCCGACCGCTTCGCGCCAGAAGGCCCCATCGACCAGGAGGGGCTGAAGAAGGCGCTTGCCCTCTGTCGCGGCCAAATGAGCGCCGTGCTGACCTCACGCCTCGACCCCGGCACCATCACCGTGCTCAAGGGCAACAAGCCACTCTGCCTGCGCATCCACCGCCAGCACCGGGTGGTGCTCTACGCCTCGGACGACGCCTTTATCGACTTTGCCGTGGCCAACGAGAAGGGCTGGCGCGAGCTGGAGGTGCCGCCCATGACCATGCTCACCATCCGCCACGCGGATGTGCGGGCCATCGAAAACAGCGAATTCCGCTTCATACCCCAGGAGCGCAAAGGGACACTGCCCGAAGGAGTGAATGCATGAACATTGGAGACAGCGTAAAACTGAACACAAACCGGAAGACAGTCCCGAGACCATCCTCCGGC is a genomic window of Sulfuricurvum sp. IAE1 containing:
- a CDS encoding glucosamine 6-phosphate synthetase gives rise to the protein QVDNETTILMGHTRWRTRGNEFNNRNNHPIRAGIVIGTHNGTIYNADYLFRRLRLPRYAEVDSELIFRLADRFAPEGPIDQEGLKKALALCRGQMSAVLTSRLDPGTITVLKGNKPLCLRIHRQHRVVLYASDDAFIDFAVANEKGWRELEVPPMTMLTIRHADVRAIENSEFRFIPQERKGTLPEGVNA